The stretch of DNA tatactACACTGGAATTATAGATGACAGTTTAAAGCTTTTGGTAAGCTACTTgatactttgtttaaaaatcacaCATGGCATTGCAATATCTAACTTTATGCTTGTTGCTGAAAAGATCATTTAACTTTCAAAGATctaacaattcaaaaaaaaagatctagcaATTCTTAGGCTACTATGCTCATCAATCTGTGTTGTTCTGAAAATAGAATGCTTATTGTTGGGGAACACCTTCAGTGAGTGAGTTCTTTAGAAACTGAATTGtaattaatatttctaatttactggatttttaaagtaaagcacTTCACTTACTCCTTAGATCCTTTaaagtttatggtatttttagaaattataaaatgtttctcttcagAATCAAGTACTAGTCTTGAAAacagaagcaatttttttttttttttgcaattttttttttaaagattttatttatttatagagatgcagagagagagagaggcagaaacacaggcagagggagaagcaggctccacgcagagagcctgacgtgggactcgatccagggtctccaggatcacgcccttggctgcaggcggcgctaaactgctgagccaccagggctgcccagaagcaatttttatttccctatctTAAGGTACTTCCTTTTGTGATCAGTCACAACACAAATCACCTTTAAcattggttaatttttttaaaatcaaaaactaaaaatcatttcACTTGATTAGATGAATCATTTATAACACTTTCCAACTGTGGAATCTATATATGTGCTAGTCACTGCCAGATTCCAGAACATAAGTGCAAATAGACTCTTAGTGGGTTGTAGTTCTATGcaaattgaatttgtagtttttttctgtttcataggGTTGGTCTTGCTGTAAGAGAAGAACAAccgatttttctgattttttaagcATTGcggtaagtattttttttcctagattatctcctgaaaaagtaaaaataatgggAAGCTCCAAATTTTAGGAATCTAATTTTGGACGTCTACTGAATAGTCTGTTAACGTGCAGATAGAACCTTTCTTTTAAAGTGGAGCTCACCTCCCTTGACAGtctttaaaataaggaatttatCTGTTTGAGAGCTAAAAGTTTCACAGTATTAATTACCCACCCATCAATTTTGTTTGTCCTTGGTATAAGTAGTCTTTAAAGTACATCAAGAAGGAGGTGGTAGGCAACAATTCAAAGCATTTTTATAGTAAGTGAGGAATAATAGTATTTATCAAACCTACGATACTCTCAAGATAAaccatttattttgtgtatccttaaagtaaataaaagctgTTAATGAAATGATATGCCTTTGAAGTTACAATTTCAGGGATGTTACAGTGCACGTATGACTCAGTAGAATGTGGAAAAGGTAGCTAGCATTTATCGACCATTTACTACCTGCCAGATTTGACAAATACTCTATTTTACTTAATCTTCTCAAAAAATTTAAGTGCCATTGCCTCCATTTTACTGGTGAGGAAGCTGAAGTTTAAAAAGattaacttgctcaaggttataTAGCTAGTAAGTAGAAGAACTGAGGGCTCAAATCAAGGTCCTTCTGTGTAAATAATTTGTAGGATTCCATGTGAGATTTCCAGAACTTGTTTACCGTAAAAAAGTTTATGCTGTGTATAAGTAGATATTTATGAAGTATAATTTAAAGGcttcttttaaaatacactaaGATGTGAGAACTTTTTTACAAATATTGCACATTTGGagttctgtttttagtttcttaaaataagtgtGTGGAGAATGCATATAATAGAATGTATtaataaagaattgaaaataatttttctaccaTTGCATGTGAAACAATGATAACTTTTATATTTCCTAACAAACAGGGCTGTACAAAAGGTAGGCATAATAGTGAGAAGCCACCTGAGCCAGTCAAACCTGAAGTCAAGACTACTGAGAAGAAAGAACTTTCTGAATTGAAACCCAAGTTTCAGGAGCACATCATTCAAGCCCCTAAGCCAGTAGAAGCAATAAAAAGGCCAAGGTACACCTCATACACTTGTATATTTTTGTCACGAGTGAATAATAGCATCTGTTCTTAGTATTTTGTGATTTCACATACCATTTGTAGTTGTTATGTAGGTCACCAACTTTTTATCTATTTGATTTTCCCTTAGTATACCTTCCATTTGTATTTTGTCTGCAGCTTGAGGACATGTACATAGTAAACTTTCATTGAGTATTTGTTCAGTGTATTATCATAATATTATGTCAAAAGCAGAAGAGCCACACATCTTTCTTGGGACTTGACATGTCTTTTTCACTATGGCATAATGAAATTCTAGACAGGAATTGTCAGAGAATCAGTTTGAGGTGAAAAAGAACTTTAGaggccttcctctttcttctgtcttcttgacTATCTTCTAGGACATTCTTGACAGAAGGATGTTTAGTTTCCTTTCAAATAATTCTAGTGAAGaagaatttacttttaaagtaGTCCCTTTTATTGTTactaagtatatatttttcttcatattgagCAAAGTTCTGTCTTTCATTTGTCCATATTTTGTAACTTAGAACAAGCCTAATCACTCCTCTTTTACTTTCACATGCCTGAAAACTGATTTCATtataatcattaaattttttgtttatttggtttagATGGCTGATCTATTAAAGTATGTTTAAAATACCTTTTGCTCATTTTGCAGTAGAATTACACAGATTCTTCATACTTATCTCTGATCAACTAAActctattttacattcccatatATGCATGTTGACTGCCACTGTTAAACCAGGCCTCTTTCATGTTGCACTTGAGTATTGTTTTAGAACCAaagtacagggcagcccaggtggctcagtggttaaacgccgccttcagcccagggcctgatcctggagacccgggatcgagtcccatgttgggctccctgcatgcagcctgcttctccctctgcctctctctctctctctatgtctcatgaataaataaataaaatcttaaaaaaaagaaccaaaatataAGACTTAGAAAACAGATGTGTTGGTCTCAAATATGTCCCCAGTTGATATTTGTATTCCCATGATGGACTTCATGGTTTTCatgacttttttccctttattgatCTTAAATAAGTTTAGAGCATACTGAATAATACTGGACCTGAGAGACTTTTTGATGTTTGTTCATTCAACCAGACTACTTAAACTGATTTTTATTCCGTCTTCACCTCATCCATAATCATCAGAGACTTTATCAAATGACTTCCTGGCTGATACACcagttataaaaaattataaggaaaagacAATTTTGGCATGGCTCATTCTTAAGTATTACAGTGGTGCCTACTATAATTATCAGTATgagttaatatttactttaaatgaTGAACTACTAATTAAGAAGTGagagaaattaagtatttttcCCTAAATTCATTTGGTAGTATTGTAGAGATTATGGAAATACAGGTTTTTATGTACTTTGTTAATACTTCCGACATCTGCCtacaataattattttcattagggATGTGGAATGTATAACCTaggatttctgttttattgttgcATTAATATTCTTAATACTTATTGAATGGCTTTAAATAAATTGTACACATAACACTTAACCATTATGAAATGTTAGGGAGGtcttgttattcatttttaaccCTACTGAAATTACCTTGTGATATAATTCTGATTTTATGGATGCATGTAAACAGTGTCCACATCAAGTGAATTATCTCCAGTGATAGGAATATGGATTCACGTAGTACGTACTTGTTGCCTGTTAATTGTATGCTTAGCATTTTGCTTAGGTGTGGAATGTAAAAGTACTTCATGGTCCCTTCTTGGCAACTTGGATTCCTAGTATTTActcttttctcattaaacttaCTGATTAATGACTTACCATGTTGGTAATAGCATGATTATTggagacttaattttttttaaatttgtttactaatgaggtgggagggagagagagaaaatccccaaCAGGCTCCACTGACTCAAGACTCagtcttacgaccctgagatagtgacctgatctaaaatcaagagtcagtcatttaaccgactaagcaacccaagtgtctggaATTTAATGCTTTTATATCAGAATTTTTCTGTTAAAACGTAAAAGTGTAAATACGTAATAGCATGTATTtgtaaaatactatttaataggaaaaaattcaCAAGGCATTGgtttttttaatagattcttagtgtatttatttttagtaaaaaaaaaaacatgcatatgtatatatttttggaaCATCAATAATggtaataaagtttaaaaattctcCAGCCCAGATGAACCAATGACAAACttggaattaaaaatatctgCCTCCCTAAAACAAGCACTTGACAAACTTAAACTATCCTCGGGGaatgaagaaagtaagaaaggtaagatttttatcttgtaaCTTTTTTTTGTACAATTAACCAATTATCTAAAAGAGAAGCAGTATAGTTCACTATACATAAATATTGAAAAGGTAGCACAATATAGtaaagaatttgtttttgttttctaaataccaGTAATACCACAAAATGAATTGTTAGTTTATTCTGTAACGtctttattaaaatgagaaactgttaagcattttttcttctatcattCATTCCTTTTAACTGTTAAATTTATTTGATAATTGTAAATGTGCATGATATAAAACATATTCAATATATTCTGACCTACACTCAATACCATGGAGGGAAGTAGTACCCCTTTCATGACTTCTCTTTTACAGGGTTAAGATGTTGGATATTGTATTGCATTATAGAATAGAAATGTGTCATATATCATTTGGGGACATGGGCAAAACCTAATCACAGTAGTTGATTTCTTACtagctttttatatatattacctGAGAGGTCATGTAGaaaatttaataacttaaaattgttttaaaatatcggTGTTTTTTAAggttactatttttttcaaatacttgctTTATGAAGAAGGTTACTTAAGAATGACACTaaagttattttaatgtttctaatttgattttctttcctttttatttttagaagaggaCAGTGATGAAATTAAGATTGGGACTTCATGTAAAAATGGAGGGTGTACAAaggtatatattgtaaaatttgTGTTGTGTCATGgaagtaaaatttaattttgaagaagagTGCAATTTACTGATtgaattcaacaaacatttgggTGCCTATTATGTCTTGGTTGGTGTGCTGTGCTGTGGATTAGGGCTGTGAACATGGATAAGAGATAATGTCTGATGAATATTGTATCTGACAGAATCATGGGAATAAGTAATTCTAATTCAGTCGGCATTtcctgagcacttactgtgtgccagacattgcTTGGGGGCTGGAAATATAGTATAACTAAAAATTTCTGCTGTGTGGCGCTTATTCTAATTTAGAGGGAAGGATAACACATTggtattaaatataaattcaaattgatATGAAGAGAATTCAGTAGAGAGTATAGCTATTAAATAAGGCTGTCAGGAAAGTTCTTTTGGAAGTGACACTAAGCCAGAAATGTAAATAATGTGGCAGGTGAGTTATGTAAATCTCCAAGTTGATATGAGAGCAGAATGTGTGGAGCCCTTAGAGCTTGGTTTTTcaagaaattaagagaaaggtCAGTGGGGCTTGGTCAGCGGTGTAAAATGTGAAAGGGGTAAATGAGATAGGCAAGATTATGGCTATCCTTTCAGGGCCCAGGGAAGGGTTTGggttttggggagggggtggatttttttttgtattttaaggtATAATGGGAAGACGTTTTCTGTTTTAaggagggttttaaaaaatatctctttggCTGATAATATGACAAATACAATGGGGCAGTAGGGGAATTGGAGGAAGGAAAACCAGCCAGGATGCAATTGTGGAAGACCAACTAGTGGGATTAGAGAGTATTCTTTAGAAATGGTTCAATGTGGGATATATTCAGACATCTcagtaaggatttttttctacCTATGTAAAAAATTGAGTGCCCTCCAGCATCTCTAAATTGTCCTTTTTTCTCCAGGGCACTGATCACCATATAACATGCTGCTGCTTTTGCATGTGTATTTTGCCTATGATCTATCCCAGCTgactttcccttcccttcttcctctcatgTAAGGTTTACAAGGACAGAATTTTTGTTATTGTCGTTTGCTGTGTCTTGAATGCTTTAGAACACTGCCTGCCTGGTTTTATGTCAAATCATGCAGAATGAATACTATTTGGAAATACTAACAGGACTTACTAATGAACTTCAAGTGAAGGGGAGTTGGGGCTCCAGCAGCTAGGTGACTGTTGACACCATTAaccaagaaggagaaaaagaggattAGGGGAAGTTTGTAATCTTCCctcatgttaagtttgagatcaCCTTTCTTATTTAGCGATGGAAATGataatgtattcatatatatgtaaggTAGAAATAGAGAGTAAGTACTAAAGTACTGGATTGCAGGAGACTGTGCAAGTGGTGAAGTGTTTGCAGGGAGATCAGAGAAAAACTGTCTCAGATGAATTTTGAAACATGAAGTCCATCCTGCAAAtggacaaaaaggaaaaggatatcTCAAGCAGAGGTGATAGCAGTatacagaaaacaatgaacagtAAATAATAATGGCACAAAATTTGTTGGTGTGGAGTTAAGATTAGAAAAGTAGGGACCAGATCTGTCTCAAAACGCTTTTACAGTGCTCAAAAGTTAGATTTCACTGTAGGTTATAGAGgtcattattatcttttttattgaaataataacattaaaaagtatACAGATTTCAGTAAATTTATAGCTCAAGGGATTTTCACAAAGTAGAGCCCTCCTTATACCTTCTCCCACTTACTATTTTCTCCCAAAAGTAACGTTTTTCTATCAGTAAAGAGTCATTCTGCCTATTTTTGGGCTTAATGTGAATAGAATCATAGACCAGGTACTCTAGTACCTGTCGTCTTGGCTTAATAAAATGTGTATTGAGAGTTATCTTTGTTGCATGTAGCCAtagttcattttcattgtttcaaaATAATGTCCTTGTGTGAATGTTGCCAGTTTACCCTTTCTATTGTCCTTTAAATTTTCTGGTTtgatgctactgtgaacattttgTGCCCAACTTTTGGGACACATGGATACATTTCTTTTTAGGTAAATGACTAGAAAAGGAATTATCAGACCATAGTTTGTGTACAACTTTAAGGGATACTTGCTCATAGATTTCTTCTTGGATGGTTGTATTTATACATCTGCCAGCAGTATATGAggttgattttgtttgttctacACCTTGGTGTAACACTTTGTAACAtcagtcttttatattttagccATGAGTGTATAGTGTTCCCATTGTGATTTTAACTTGCACTTTCCCAGTGATGAGGTGGAGTACCtttctttattatgtttattggTCACTTGGATatcctcttttgtgaaatgtctaAAAACTTTTACCTGTTTTTCTATCAGTTggctttttcttactgattttaggACTTCTTTTCTTTAGCCAGAGATAGATGCTATGCATTTTCATTGTCTTAGTAATGACTTGACAAACAGAGGCTGtttaatgaaatccaatttgTCTGTTTGGTTTGACTAGTGCTTTTcgttttccttttaagaaatctGCCTAATTTAAGGCCatcaatattttttcatatgtagaGAGGCACATTTAAATGTACAAACCACCTGGAACTGATAACTATGTAAGGTGTGAGGtagagaaattaattaaaatctgttAGCATAGTCTCATTTTCTAAAATCTGGTGATCCTGAGGAAGGTTAGCAAATTAAAATGATAGATATTTTCAAGGTAAATTGACAGGGTTTCATGCTAGAAAAcatgaagggaaggagaggaaaaactgcggaggactttttttttttttttttgctttggaagACTAAATGGATATGGTGCCATCAAATAAGGTAGGAAGAAGAGTAGGAGTGGAGGGGGCAATACTGGTTAAGTTCAGAATCTAACCTTGAGTTTTGTGTGCTTATGGAATCTCCTTAGGAGATGCATACAGGCAGTACATTGGATTTACCAAAAGTAaatatacagaattttattttctgtacttgTAGGTGGTTGCTATAAAtaccaaagtaaaaataaactactggctGCATCTGTGTTTTATTAACATAACTTTTTGTGAATTCATCTGTAGAGCCTTCACCTACAGCAGCAATGGGGCCCGGATCTTCCAGACAAACCCTGGATATATTTATAGGTCTGCAGCTCATTTTACCCTTCCTAGGGATAAGAAATCAACAACACCCTAGAATTTCCAGAACTGCTTCTTAATTTGTAATGCCCACACAGAGTTTCCTATACATATAAATCATGCTATATATAACTCTGTTTCTATTGAGAATACTAATGCTTTGGTTTCAGTATTATTCTATAAACTTAGATACATGAATATGCTTGAGTTGTGACCTCATACCTGACAGTGTGAAAGCATCTTAATATATCCCATTGTCTACTTtactatttgcctttttcacaggaaaataaaacttaagcaTATCCAAAAAGGAATCATTTTTCAAATTCCTTATTGGAATGGCCTGGGGTGAATTTATGAAAAATGTTGTAGGTAATTGTTACTTCTTGAGCATTTTCATAGTTCTTAGAGGTCACCAGTcctacaaatatttatgaaatatagcATTGAGATGTGaagcttattttttcctcttttttttctcttttagacaTATCAAGGTCTACAGAGTCTTGAAGAAGTCTGTGTATATCATTCTGGAGTACCTATTTTTCATGAAGGGTAACTTATACATGACTAATAAAAACTTCATGGTAGAGGTTAGAAAAGTTAATATGCCTATAAATATTATTTGCCATGCAGCATTATTGggtattttatttacattgttaCATAGTCTTCAAAATACCCTAGATTGTGGATTTTGTCTTTTTACATGTCAGATAACTGAAACAATGATTACAGTAAAGTGGCCATTGTGATTCAAACTTGATGTTTTTCCTTATTCCCTAAATTTTCAATGGGATACTCTATTTGGATTGGATCGTTTTTAGTTTGAAGGACTTTTCTGTGCATTGACAGACTTTGAGAATTTTAGCCCTAGAGCACTAAAACACCAGTATTGTGTCATCCAAAAAAAGCCACACTTTCCACAGTCCTCATTGGAGATCTGGCCCCTCTTTTGTTTTATGCTATAGTCGATAGAAATACAGTACCATGTTAAAATCTTCCACTCTGTCGAAACCTTTGGTCATACCACTTTTGGGGAATTTTATGAGGAATCTGGATGTGAGCTATTAGTGAAAAGCGGATTTGGAATTTCGTGGTTTTAAGCATCTTTACTCAGGAGCTCCAAAACTGCTACAATAAATGGCATTCTGGTTTTAAAATGATTAGTCTTCTGATAGTTTTAACTCTTTAGAGACATAGACACTTTGTAGAATACTACAGTTCACACACTTACttagcttttaaaattacattgtcACTGTACTGCTTCTGGACTTAAGTggttgtaagatttttatttctgaagtttTTCCATGATAATTTAAAGGATGAAATACTGGAGCTGTTGTAGAAGAAAAACTTCTGATTTCAATACATTCTTAGCCCAAGAGGGCTGTACAACAGGGAAACACATGTGGACTAAAAAGGATGCTGTAAGTAGCctttagccttttaaaaataacatatcgGGATATATTTATCTGAgtcgttttttaaagatttaagatGATTTtgtcttcacatttaaaaaaacaaacaaactacttttctctctctctcatagtaAAAGTTTGATGTGCCTAAAAGTTAAAATTGAGTCAAGCTCCCAGAGCACTACCCTTTGCTCAAAGCAGCCATTGTGTATGACAATGCAAATATGCAGGTTTTTGTGAAATAGTAAAGCCTCTGCCAAAATTGAAGCATGTGTTTCTGTAATTCCATAGTTTCTTCccactttttgtttattaaaaatcacttttctacTCCTTCAGTGTTTGATCACTTAGACTTCTGATTCTCTTTTGGTCCTTTAAAACTTGACTCAACCATTTGCAGCGCAAAAACACTCCATCTATTGGCCAAAGAGAAGGATCGCAAACTTGTTCCAATTGTCTTGAATGCCTCTGCTTGCTACGGGGTAGtttatcaaaataacaaaaactttaGTTCCTACTTCCTGGataactttaaaaagatacaggCTATCCACGTAAGTGTCCAAAAATCCCATTAAATTGTAAGAAGGCAAGCAATTTATTGCTCAATAAGTATGTGTTAGCTATTGTAAcgtattttataatatattaaattaattttatgtccTATATTGGTACTAAAACCCTACTAGCAATGAAGCTTTTCACTATATATgtcttttaacttaaaaaataattgtaaattttcaaattgctttagagattc from Canis lupus dingo isolate Sandy chromosome 21, ASM325472v2, whole genome shotgun sequence encodes:
- the CHORDC1 gene encoding cysteine and histidine-rich domain-containing protein 1, which gives rise to MALLCYNRGCGQRFDPETNSDDACTYHPGVPVFHDALKGWSCCKRRTTDFSDFLSIAGCTKGRHNSEKPPEPVKPEVKTTEKKELSELKPKFQEHIIQAPKPVEAIKRPSPDEPMTNLELKISASLKQALDKLKLSSGNEESKKEEDSDEIKIGTSCKNGGCTKTYQGLQSLEEVCVYHSGVPIFHEGMKYWSCCRRKTSDFNTFLAQEGCTTGKHMWTKKDAGKKVVPCRHDWHQTGGEVTISIYAKNSLPELSQVVANSTLLNVHIVFEGEKEFHQNVKLWGVIDVTRSYVTMTATKIEITMRKAEPMQWASLELPATKKQEKQEIQQNELTGKNVLPIFRILTVW